Proteins found in one bacterium genomic segment:
- a CDS encoding HD domain-containing protein: protein MVEKLLEAIPEFKLIEDIGLREMCIECWLRGIDLGEWTFEEALEIPFTLQIETQVTLVEHTRGVTLLADAMAGVINQLDQDDLKVNHQYVIAGALLHDVGKLLEFGKGDGGFVKSRIGRYLRHPITGVWLAMTVGLPVKIAHMIGSHAFEGDRTPRTAEAIIIHQADFTWFNALKKEFK from the coding sequence ATGGTCGAGAAGCTTTTAGAGGCGATCCCCGAGTTCAAGCTCATCGAGGACATAGGCCTGCGTGAGATGTGCATCGAGTGCTGGCTGCGCGGGATTGACCTGGGTGAGTGGACCTTCGAGGAGGCCCTGGAAATACCCTTCACCCTCCAGATCGAGACGCAGGTGACCCTCGTCGAGCACACCCGGGGGGTGACGCTTCTGGCCGACGCCATGGCCGGGGTCATCAACCAGTTGGACCAGGACGACCTCAAGGTGAACCACCAGTACGTCATCGCCGGGGCGCTCCTGCACGACGTGGGGAAGCTCCTGGAGTTCGGCAAGGGCGACGGGGGGTTCGTTAAGAGCCGCATCGGCCGCTACCTGCGACACCCCATCACCGGGGTCTGGCTGGCGATGACGGTTGGGCTGCCGGTGAAAATCGCCCACATGATAGGCTCCCACGCCTTCGAGGGGGACAGGACCCCCCGCACCGCCGAGGCGATAATCATCCACCAGGCCGACTTCACCTGGTTCAACGCGCTGAAGAAAGAGTTCAAGTAG